The following are encoded in a window of Phragmites australis chromosome 22, lpPhrAust1.1, whole genome shotgun sequence genomic DNA:
- the LOC133904963 gene encoding protein MODIFIER OF SNC1 1-like isoform X3 — protein MASSLLSTDKRWAAPTRKSGMTVLGKVPKPINLPSQRLENNGLDPNLEIVPKGTLTWGSKPTPTTPNAWGSSSILSTKNDGSSSSSSHFNGRPSSGGGSRPSTAGSESLGSTNAWGPNSRPSSASDNAFENVKALIRTIDRSGSSSHGHGFTLSTVDFPTLGSEVNSQRGHSSKGRPTSSSGKEASQTEQGKSLTAGSDEVISPSNNHPVDIMKTEHHAQTGGAPAPATSLPNEGLQPQPYPPNFRMPPPQFDSWHAPPGHPPEGMWHRGAAPGGPYRPVGSPGSFPVEAFGYYGQFPPNSEAAARQGSGRGGYHSKNGDTYHPMPPNSYIMNQPVIPVRPIYQGPEAYDGYYAPRANFNNANVRDPHFVGGPHQPGILNQFPNQNDRFHPGHSQSRPAKHETVPREQLESDKVHVYRRGQPRILHDNPDRLGGTHEVERNVQPTPPLLPHPDGDRTDVNMRTDIRDTFERNRVLTKSVPDQRGPDGADHSSVFENAHSQPRETGDVTLCKKFKEDNSVTRDQQPVIKKNAALIEKIESLNNKARNVDAPNVPEPSSSKEFKRQQKSTDSKADQVIKDVSSTVIAGIVSASDQVASVSHISPVLQRLPNVPTDGTIVGPSHSQLAEFSKTGKLGNSINDHAHRRDDSSRNNHHGPAKDRSPNKFAGHGRGESSTTDSLPVVDLRNNSQHGQPPDTASQLQPVTVTDDIPASLDYESQRAKMRELAAQRAKKLQAEEEERIKNQKAKALAKLEELNRRSSVLQKKSNDAKVETDDAHIKEKAVLDVTAKLATSTAELPDITPPASLTALQPPTDPMYSVVLVHSPSTTLSHSAGDGEDPVAHATSSSARNTQSNTEHVVQKNISQSHDISVTKPRQGYRRRHVSEEEIPGKKPSVPVSTGNAKKNIEVSFDTTTAVVTSHDPPVQNKKGARHLRSKKKVDDASVTSKHPPVVFNEQNTVKVSSEPKTHTGGVIINSSIVSTEGTIVTVGSITVGGISLASLNQERVKSPDGAQNTENSRSRSEQATRSGKHQHAVRPVEKPRGNEGVLWAPVKPSGQNEQSDGAMLNTAVADSTQPAGKLSNDGENVTRTKRAEMERYVPKLLSKELQQQNLGPTLQSEKTCGDNKSHDKEAIEKSSAAKFDATTEPRKWEDKKTSKGHGKSHPSWRRRNTDESASVVPNPIEQADNSHESKEVQKSADQNQPIEPNKQEDKQLKSKVDTSAENSSASAQTVSLPVSAAKEHNAANRQRRQHVKASNYSNESKDREGRNDFVHQSATTAMDSNSSDHRNISRTDVKSSGVVSHSRGHWKPKSNSHPQNSSDGNSGVEGQVDSHGGRFEMNSSKGSDNTTRQDSSGKPIKRSDGIDEKDAHNEQENLTREDGNHAEQQQVNPPLRRQGHHNGRYNRGGMHRGRGYDAGRSGHGTNAERQKGGSHLEYQPVGSYKPADFQQNPSVDERTEGPPASGPAFREHGHNRGPRPAGHFVRRNPASASTTNSYQDE, from the exons ATGGCCTCGAGCCTGCTCTCCACGGACAAGAG ATGGGCTGCTCCTACAAGGAAATCTGGTATGACTGTTCTAGGAAAAGTCCCAAAACCGATTAATTTACCAAGTCAGAG ATTGGAAAACAATGGTCTTGATCCCAATCTGGAAATTGTTCCAAA GGGCACCCTCACTTGGGGCAGCAAACCAACACCTACAACACCAAATGCATGGGGTTCCTCGTCAATTCTGTCAACCAAGAATGATGGAAGCTCCAGTTCATCCAGCCACTTCAATGGTCGGCCCTCTTCTGGGGGAGGCTCAAGGCCATCAACAGCTGGAAGTGAATCGCTTGGTTCAACCAATGCATGGGGTCCGAATTCTCGTCCATCTTCAGCATCAG ATAACGCTTTTGAGAATGTGAAAGCATTGATAAGGACTATTGACAGATCG GGATCTTCATCACATGGGCATGGGTTCACTCTAAGTACCGTTGATTTCCCAACACTTGGCTCTGAAGTAAACAGTCAACGAG GTCATAGTTCGAAAGGGCGCCCAACTTCTAGTTCGGGTAAAGAGGCATCGCAAACTGAACAAGGGAAGAGCCTAACAGCTG GATCTGATGAGGTAATTTCGCCATCCAATAATCATCCTGTTGATATCATGAAGACAGAGCATCATGCACAAACTGGAGGTGCTCCTGCCCCCGCCACAAGTCTGCCAAATGAAGGCCTGCAACCACAGCCATACCCTCCTAATTTCCGTATGCCTCCTCCACAGTTTGATTCATGGCATGCACCTCCTGGTCACCCACCTGAGGGAATGTGGCATAGAGGAGCAGCACCAGGTGGCCCATACAGACCTGTAGGCTCCCCTGGCAGTTTCCCTGTTGAAGCATTTGGTTATTATGGTCAGTTCCCACCCAATTCTGAAGCAGCAGCAAGGCAGGGCTCGGGGCGTGGTGGATATCACTCTAAAAATGGAGACACTTATCATCCTATGCCTCCTAATTCCTATATTATGAATCAACCTGTTATTCCAGTGAGACCAATTTATCAGGGTCCAGAGGCTTATGATGGATATTATGCTCCTCGAGCAAATTTCAATAATGCCAATGTGAGAGATCCACATTTCGTTGGAGGTCCTCATCAACCAGGAATATTGAATCAATTCCCAAATCAGAATGACAGGTTCCACCCTGGACATTCTCAGAGCAGACCAGCCAAACATGAAACAGTTCCTAGGGAGCAGCTAGAATCTGATAAAGTACATGTGTATCGTCGAGGACAGCCTAGGATTTTGCATGATAACCCTGATCGCCTAGGAGGTACCCATGAAGTTGAAAGGAATGTGCAACCAACACCACCACTTCTTCCACATCCTGATGGAGACCGGACTGATGTGAACATGAGGACAGATATAAGGGATACCTTTGAAAGAAACAGGGTACTTACAAAGTCGGTGCCTGACCAGAGAGGTCCAGACGGTGCAGACCATTCATCTGTTTTTGAAAATGCACATTCCCAGCCCAGGGAAACTGGTGATGTCACTCTGTGCAAGAAATTCAAGGAGGATAACTCAGTTACACGTGATCAGCAACCTGTCATTAAGAAGAATGCAGCTTTAATAGAGAAAATTGAGAGTTTGAACAATAAGGCTAGAAATGTTGATGCACCTAATGTCCCAGAACCATCTTCATCCAAGGAGTTCAAGAGGCAGCAAAAAAGCACTGATTCAAAGgcagatcaagtgattaaagaTGTTTCGTCCACTGTCATTGCTGGTATTGTTTCTGCTTCTGATCAGGTGGCTTCTGTTTCTCATATTTCTCCTGTGCTGCAGAGACTACCAAATGTGCCTACTGATGGTACAATTGTTGGACCGTCACACTCACAGTTAGCTGAATTCAGCAAAACTGGAAAGCTTGGCAATTCAATTAATGATCATGCGCATAGGAGAGACGATTCGTCAAGAAACAATCACCATGGTCCTGCTAAAGACAGGTCACCTAATAAGTTTGCTGGTCATGGACGGGGTGAAAGTTCCACAACTGATTCTTTACCGGTAGTTGATTTGAGGAATAATAGTCAGCATGGCCAACCACCTGACACTGCTTCACAGCTGCAACCTGTGACAGTAACTGATGATATACCAGCTTCACTCGACTATGAGTCTCAG CGTGCAAAAATGAGAGAGTTGGCTGCACAACGTGCAAAAAAGTTgcaagccgaggaggaggagcgaatAAAGAACCAAAAAGCAAAAGCTCTTGCGAAATTGGAAGAACTGAACAGACGGTCATCAGTACTTCAGAAGAAATCAAATGATGCGAAAGTAGAAACTGATGATGCGCATATTAAGGAAAAGGCTGTACTTGATGTGACTGCTAAACTTGCCACTTCAACTGCTGAACTACCTGATATTACTCCACCTGCTAGTCTTACTGCTCTTCAGCCTCCTACCGATCCCATGTATAGTGTGGTTCTTGTACACTCTCCGTCTACTACACTATCACATTCTGCAGGTGATGGCGAAGACCCTGTTGCTCATGCCACTTCATCCTCAGCTAGGAACACACAGAGCAACACGGAGCATGTTGTGCAGAAAAATATCTCACAATCACATGACATCAGTGTTACAAAGCCTAGGCAAGGCTACAGAAGAAGACATGTTTCAGAGGAGGAAATTCCTGGCAAGAAGCCAAGCGTTCCAGTAAGCACTGGAAAtgctaagaaaaatattgaggTTTCTTTTGACACAACAACGGCTGTTGTTACATCACATGATCCCCCAGTCCAGAACAAGAAGGGTGCCCGACATTTGAGAAGTAAGAAAAAGGTGGATGATGCTTCAGTTACTTCTAAACATCCACCTGTGGTGTTTAATGAGCAGAATACAGTGAAAGTCTCTAGTGAGCCAAAGACACATACTGGTGGTGTTATCATCAATAGCTCTATAGTTTCCACTGAAGGTACTATTGTCACTGTGGGAAGTATAACTGTGGGTGGAATTTCGCTTGCATCTTTGAATCAAGAGCGTGTTAAATCACCAGATGGAGCACAGAATACAGAAAACAGCCGATCAAGATCTGAGCAAGCAACAAGATCAGGAAAACATCAGCATGCTGTTCGTCCTGTTGAGAAGCCACGTGGGAATGAAGGTGTCTTGTGGGCACCAGTTAAGCCATCAGGACAGAATGAACAATCTGACGGAGCCATGCTGAACACAGCAGTAGCTGATTCCACTCAACCAGCTGGGAAGCTCTCCAATGATGGGGAGAATGTTACAAGAACAAAGAGGGCTGAAATGGAAAGATATGTACCTAAGCTTCTGTCCAAAGAGCTGCAACAGCAGAATCTGGGGCCAACTTTACAGTCAGAAAAAACATGCGGGGACAACAAGAGTCATGATAAGGAAGCAATTGAGAAGTCCAGTGCTGCTAAATTCGATGCCACAACCGAACCCAGGAAATGGGAGGACAAGAAAACTAGTAAGGGACATGGAAAATCTCATCCATCTTGGCGCAGAAGGAATACAGATGAATCAGCTTCGGTGGTACCGAATCCTATTGAGCAAGCAGACAACTCTCATGAATCAAAGGAAGTTCAGAAGTCTGCTGATCAGAACCAGCCAATTGAACCCAACAAGCAAGAAGATAAGCAGTTAAAATCCAAGGTTGATACTTCTGCTGAGAACAGTTCAGCTTCAGCGCAAACAGTTTCATTACCTGTTAGTGCTGCAAAAGAACATAATGCAGCTAACAGGCAAAGGCGACAGCATGTTAAGGCAAGTAACTACTCAAATGAGAGCAAAGATAGAGAGGGCAGGAATGACTTTGTCCATCAATCAGCAACAACGGCCATGGATTCAAACTCATCCGATCATAGGAACATTTCAAGAACTGATGTGAAAAGCAGCGGGGTAGTTTCACATTCTAGAGGGCACTGGAAACCTAAATCCAACTCCCATCCTCAGAACAGCTCAGATGGCAATAGTGGTGTTGAAGGGCAAGTGGATTCCCATGGAGGTAGGTTTGAGATGAACAGCTCCAAAGGATCTGATAATACTACCCGTCAAGACAGCAGTGGTAAACCAATTAAAAGGAGTGATGGCATTGACGAAAAGGATGCGCACAACGAACAGGAGAACTTGACACGGGAAGATGGTAACCATGCAGAACAGCAGCAGGTTAATCCTCCACTACGTCGGCAGGGCCACCACAACGGGAGGTACAACAGAGGTGGTATGCACAGGGGAAGGGGTTATGATGCTGGGAGGTCAGGCCATGGCACAAATGCAGAAAGGCAGAAGGGTGGCAGTCATCTTGAGTACCAGCCAGTTGGATCCTACAAACCCGCAGACTTCCAGCAGAATCCAAGCGTTGATGAACGGACCGAGGGGCCTCCCGCTTCAGGACCCGCGTTCAGGGAGCACGGCCACAACAGGGGGCCACGCCCAGCAGGTCACTTTGTCAGGCGAAACCCTGCCTCGGCGTCAACTACTAATTCTTACCAAGACGAATAA
- the LOC133904963 gene encoding protein MODIFIER OF SNC1 1-like isoform X1, whose amino-acid sequence MASSLLSTDKRWAAPTRKSGMTVLGKVPKPINLPSQRLENNGLDPNLEIVPKGTLTWGSKPTPTTPNAWGSSSILSTKNDGSSSSSSHFNGRPSSGGGSRPSTAGSESLGSTNAWGPNSRPSSASGTFPSPHLPMATNRPRSAETRPGSSQLSRFADNAFENVKALIRTIDRSGSSSHGHGFTLSTVDFPTLGSEVNSQRGHSSKGRPTSSSGKEASQTEQGKSLTAGSDEVISPSNNHPVDIMKTEHHAQTGGAPAPATSLPNEGLQPQPYPPNFRMPPPQFDSWHAPPGHPPEGMWHRGAAPGGPYRPVGSPGSFPVEAFGYYGQFPPNSEAAARQGSGRGGYHSKNGDTYHPMPPNSYIMNQPVIPVRPIYQGPEAYDGYYAPRANFNNANVRDPHFVGGPHQPGILNQFPNQNDRFHPGHSQSRPAKHETVPREQLESDKVHVYRRGQPRILHDNPDRLGGTHEVERNVQPTPPLLPHPDGDRTDVNMRTDIRDTFERNRVLTKSVPDQRGPDGADHSSVFENAHSQPRETGDVTLCKKFKEDNSVTRDQQPVIKKNAALIEKIESLNNKARNVDAPNVPEPSSSKEFKRQQKSTDSKADQVIKDVSSTVIAGIVSASDQVASVSHISPVLQRLPNVPTDGTIVGPSHSQLAEFSKTGKLGNSINDHAHRRDDSSRNNHHGPAKDRSPNKFAGHGRGESSTTDSLPVVDLRNNSQHGQPPDTASQLQPVTVTDDIPASLDYESQRAKMRELAAQRAKKLQAEEEERIKNQKAKALAKLEELNRRSSVLQKKSNDAKVETDDAHIKEKAVLDVTAKLATSTAELPDITPPASLTALQPPTDPMYSVVLVHSPSTTLSHSAGDGEDPVAHATSSSARNTQSNTEHVVQKNISQSHDISVTKPRQGYRRRHVSEEEIPGKKPSVPVSTGNAKKNIEVSFDTTTAVVTSHDPPVQNKKGARHLRSKKKVDDASVTSKHPPVVFNEQNTVKVSSEPKTHTGGVIINSSIVSTEGTIVTVGSITVGGISLASLNQERVKSPDGAQNTENSRSRSEQATRSGKHQHAVRPVEKPRGNEGVLWAPVKPSGQNEQSDGAMLNTAVADSTQPAGKLSNDGENVTRTKRAEMERYVPKLLSKELQQQNLGPTLQSEKTCGDNKSHDKEAIEKSSAAKFDATTEPRKWEDKKTSKGHGKSHPSWRRRNTDESASVVPNPIEQADNSHESKEVQKSADQNQPIEPNKQEDKQLKSKVDTSAENSSASAQTVSLPVSAAKEHNAANRQRRQHVKASNYSNESKDREGRNDFVHQSATTAMDSNSSDHRNISRTDVKSSGVVSHSRGHWKPKSNSHPQNSSDGNSGVEGQVDSHGGRFEMNSSKGSDNTTRQDSSGKPIKRSDGIDEKDAHNEQENLTREDGNHAEQQQVNPPLRRQGHHNGRYNRGGMHRGRGYDAGRSGHGTNAERQKGGSHLEYQPVGSYKPADFQQNPSVDERTEGPPASGPAFREHGHNRGPRPAGHFVRRNPASASTTNSYQDE is encoded by the exons ATGGCCTCGAGCCTGCTCTCCACGGACAAGAG ATGGGCTGCTCCTACAAGGAAATCTGGTATGACTGTTCTAGGAAAAGTCCCAAAACCGATTAATTTACCAAGTCAGAG ATTGGAAAACAATGGTCTTGATCCCAATCTGGAAATTGTTCCAAA GGGCACCCTCACTTGGGGCAGCAAACCAACACCTACAACACCAAATGCATGGGGTTCCTCGTCAATTCTGTCAACCAAGAATGATGGAAGCTCCAGTTCATCCAGCCACTTCAATGGTCGGCCCTCTTCTGGGGGAGGCTCAAGGCCATCAACAGCTGGAAGTGAATCGCTTGGTTCAACCAATGCATGGGGTCCGAATTCTCGTCCATCTTCAGCATCAGGCACATTTCCATCACCTCATTTACCAATGGCCACAAATCGTCCTCGAAGCGCGGAAACAAGACCAGGAAGTTCACAGCTTTCTCGTTTCGCAGATAACGCTTTTGAGAATGTGAAAGCATTGATAAGGACTATTGACAGATCG GGATCTTCATCACATGGGCATGGGTTCACTCTAAGTACCGTTGATTTCCCAACACTTGGCTCTGAAGTAAACAGTCAACGAG GTCATAGTTCGAAAGGGCGCCCAACTTCTAGTTCGGGTAAAGAGGCATCGCAAACTGAACAAGGGAAGAGCCTAACAGCTG GATCTGATGAGGTAATTTCGCCATCCAATAATCATCCTGTTGATATCATGAAGACAGAGCATCATGCACAAACTGGAGGTGCTCCTGCCCCCGCCACAAGTCTGCCAAATGAAGGCCTGCAACCACAGCCATACCCTCCTAATTTCCGTATGCCTCCTCCACAGTTTGATTCATGGCATGCACCTCCTGGTCACCCACCTGAGGGAATGTGGCATAGAGGAGCAGCACCAGGTGGCCCATACAGACCTGTAGGCTCCCCTGGCAGTTTCCCTGTTGAAGCATTTGGTTATTATGGTCAGTTCCCACCCAATTCTGAAGCAGCAGCAAGGCAGGGCTCGGGGCGTGGTGGATATCACTCTAAAAATGGAGACACTTATCATCCTATGCCTCCTAATTCCTATATTATGAATCAACCTGTTATTCCAGTGAGACCAATTTATCAGGGTCCAGAGGCTTATGATGGATATTATGCTCCTCGAGCAAATTTCAATAATGCCAATGTGAGAGATCCACATTTCGTTGGAGGTCCTCATCAACCAGGAATATTGAATCAATTCCCAAATCAGAATGACAGGTTCCACCCTGGACATTCTCAGAGCAGACCAGCCAAACATGAAACAGTTCCTAGGGAGCAGCTAGAATCTGATAAAGTACATGTGTATCGTCGAGGACAGCCTAGGATTTTGCATGATAACCCTGATCGCCTAGGAGGTACCCATGAAGTTGAAAGGAATGTGCAACCAACACCACCACTTCTTCCACATCCTGATGGAGACCGGACTGATGTGAACATGAGGACAGATATAAGGGATACCTTTGAAAGAAACAGGGTACTTACAAAGTCGGTGCCTGACCAGAGAGGTCCAGACGGTGCAGACCATTCATCTGTTTTTGAAAATGCACATTCCCAGCCCAGGGAAACTGGTGATGTCACTCTGTGCAAGAAATTCAAGGAGGATAACTCAGTTACACGTGATCAGCAACCTGTCATTAAGAAGAATGCAGCTTTAATAGAGAAAATTGAGAGTTTGAACAATAAGGCTAGAAATGTTGATGCACCTAATGTCCCAGAACCATCTTCATCCAAGGAGTTCAAGAGGCAGCAAAAAAGCACTGATTCAAAGgcagatcaagtgattaaagaTGTTTCGTCCACTGTCATTGCTGGTATTGTTTCTGCTTCTGATCAGGTGGCTTCTGTTTCTCATATTTCTCCTGTGCTGCAGAGACTACCAAATGTGCCTACTGATGGTACAATTGTTGGACCGTCACACTCACAGTTAGCTGAATTCAGCAAAACTGGAAAGCTTGGCAATTCAATTAATGATCATGCGCATAGGAGAGACGATTCGTCAAGAAACAATCACCATGGTCCTGCTAAAGACAGGTCACCTAATAAGTTTGCTGGTCATGGACGGGGTGAAAGTTCCACAACTGATTCTTTACCGGTAGTTGATTTGAGGAATAATAGTCAGCATGGCCAACCACCTGACACTGCTTCACAGCTGCAACCTGTGACAGTAACTGATGATATACCAGCTTCACTCGACTATGAGTCTCAG CGTGCAAAAATGAGAGAGTTGGCTGCACAACGTGCAAAAAAGTTgcaagccgaggaggaggagcgaatAAAGAACCAAAAAGCAAAAGCTCTTGCGAAATTGGAAGAACTGAACAGACGGTCATCAGTACTTCAGAAGAAATCAAATGATGCGAAAGTAGAAACTGATGATGCGCATATTAAGGAAAAGGCTGTACTTGATGTGACTGCTAAACTTGCCACTTCAACTGCTGAACTACCTGATATTACTCCACCTGCTAGTCTTACTGCTCTTCAGCCTCCTACCGATCCCATGTATAGTGTGGTTCTTGTACACTCTCCGTCTACTACACTATCACATTCTGCAGGTGATGGCGAAGACCCTGTTGCTCATGCCACTTCATCCTCAGCTAGGAACACACAGAGCAACACGGAGCATGTTGTGCAGAAAAATATCTCACAATCACATGACATCAGTGTTACAAAGCCTAGGCAAGGCTACAGAAGAAGACATGTTTCAGAGGAGGAAATTCCTGGCAAGAAGCCAAGCGTTCCAGTAAGCACTGGAAAtgctaagaaaaatattgaggTTTCTTTTGACACAACAACGGCTGTTGTTACATCACATGATCCCCCAGTCCAGAACAAGAAGGGTGCCCGACATTTGAGAAGTAAGAAAAAGGTGGATGATGCTTCAGTTACTTCTAAACATCCACCTGTGGTGTTTAATGAGCAGAATACAGTGAAAGTCTCTAGTGAGCCAAAGACACATACTGGTGGTGTTATCATCAATAGCTCTATAGTTTCCACTGAAGGTACTATTGTCACTGTGGGAAGTATAACTGTGGGTGGAATTTCGCTTGCATCTTTGAATCAAGAGCGTGTTAAATCACCAGATGGAGCACAGAATACAGAAAACAGCCGATCAAGATCTGAGCAAGCAACAAGATCAGGAAAACATCAGCATGCTGTTCGTCCTGTTGAGAAGCCACGTGGGAATGAAGGTGTCTTGTGGGCACCAGTTAAGCCATCAGGACAGAATGAACAATCTGACGGAGCCATGCTGAACACAGCAGTAGCTGATTCCACTCAACCAGCTGGGAAGCTCTCCAATGATGGGGAGAATGTTACAAGAACAAAGAGGGCTGAAATGGAAAGATATGTACCTAAGCTTCTGTCCAAAGAGCTGCAACAGCAGAATCTGGGGCCAACTTTACAGTCAGAAAAAACATGCGGGGACAACAAGAGTCATGATAAGGAAGCAATTGAGAAGTCCAGTGCTGCTAAATTCGATGCCACAACCGAACCCAGGAAATGGGAGGACAAGAAAACTAGTAAGGGACATGGAAAATCTCATCCATCTTGGCGCAGAAGGAATACAGATGAATCAGCTTCGGTGGTACCGAATCCTATTGAGCAAGCAGACAACTCTCATGAATCAAAGGAAGTTCAGAAGTCTGCTGATCAGAACCAGCCAATTGAACCCAACAAGCAAGAAGATAAGCAGTTAAAATCCAAGGTTGATACTTCTGCTGAGAACAGTTCAGCTTCAGCGCAAACAGTTTCATTACCTGTTAGTGCTGCAAAAGAACATAATGCAGCTAACAGGCAAAGGCGACAGCATGTTAAGGCAAGTAACTACTCAAATGAGAGCAAAGATAGAGAGGGCAGGAATGACTTTGTCCATCAATCAGCAACAACGGCCATGGATTCAAACTCATCCGATCATAGGAACATTTCAAGAACTGATGTGAAAAGCAGCGGGGTAGTTTCACATTCTAGAGGGCACTGGAAACCTAAATCCAACTCCCATCCTCAGAACAGCTCAGATGGCAATAGTGGTGTTGAAGGGCAAGTGGATTCCCATGGAGGTAGGTTTGAGATGAACAGCTCCAAAGGATCTGATAATACTACCCGTCAAGACAGCAGTGGTAAACCAATTAAAAGGAGTGATGGCATTGACGAAAAGGATGCGCACAACGAACAGGAGAACTTGACACGGGAAGATGGTAACCATGCAGAACAGCAGCAGGTTAATCCTCCACTACGTCGGCAGGGCCACCACAACGGGAGGTACAACAGAGGTGGTATGCACAGGGGAAGGGGTTATGATGCTGGGAGGTCAGGCCATGGCACAAATGCAGAAAGGCAGAAGGGTGGCAGTCATCTTGAGTACCAGCCAGTTGGATCCTACAAACCCGCAGACTTCCAGCAGAATCCAAGCGTTGATGAACGGACCGAGGGGCCTCCCGCTTCAGGACCCGCGTTCAGGGAGCACGGCCACAACAGGGGGCCACGCCCAGCAGGTCACTTTGTCAGGCGAAACCCTGCCTCGGCGTCAACTACTAATTCTTACCAAGACGAATAA